The following proteins come from a genomic window of Gossypium raimondii isolate GPD5lz chromosome 5, ASM2569854v1, whole genome shotgun sequence:
- the LOC105771152 gene encoding uncharacterized protein LOC105771152 codes for MQSSSGGDNDFGSLQQFLNPSLVSHHQHHPHTLLAQGLDQVPFPSSSSMQPRPVGELNGVVKNPKKRTRASRKAPTTVLTTDPTNFRAMVQEYTGIPTPPGSSSFSRKLDIFGSGSSGTRSSTHLEPLRPSAKRVQPAASSLLNNIPLAEASNMLNFQAQILQPPLQPSLNLPGCSASASSTMASLDGVSGNLGGSHGNWRGGVGLNDGNQDHFRPFDGIYGNTSQRLNSFKSNYSSISDFQHEKGLENVSSRAQGTVDSWISPAD; via the coding sequence ATGCAATCTTCAAGCGGTGGTGATAACGACTTCGGTTCACTCCAACAATTTTTGAACCCCTCCCTTGTCTCTCACCACCAGCACCACCCACACACTTTACTGGCTCAAGGACTCGATCAAGTTCCGTTTCCGAGCTCATCATCGATGCAACCAAGGCCAGTTGGTGAACTTAATGGTGTTGTCAAGAATCCCAAGAAGCGAACTAGGGCGTCAAGGAAAGCACCCACTACGGTTCTCACCACTGACCCAACCAATTTCAGAGCCATGGTGCAAGAATATACTGGAATTCCTACACCACCAGGCTCATCATCATTTTCTCGAAAGCTCGATATTTTTGGCTCTGGTTCATCAGGTACCCGGTCGTCCACTCACTTGGAACCTTTACGTCCCTCGGCTAAAAGGGTTCAGCCTGCTGCATCTTCATTATTAAACAATATTCCTTTAGCTGAAGCTTCTAATATGTTAAACTTTCAAGCCCAGATTCTCCAGCCTCCACTTCAGCCTTCTCTTAATTTGCCTGGTTGTTCAGCTTCAGCTTCTTCAACAATGGCTTCCCTCGATGGTGTGAGTGGGAACCTCGGTGGCTCACATGGAAACTGGAGAGGTGGGGTTGGATTAAACGATGGGAACCAAGATCATTTCAGGCCGTTTGATGGGATTTACGGTAATACTTCTCAGAGACTGAACAGTTTCAAGTCGAATTACTCTTCAATATCGGATTTCCAACATGAAAAGGGACTGGAAAACGTTTCATCCAGAGCTCAAGGTACAGTTGATTCATGGATTTCTCCTGCAGACTAG